In a single window of the Candidatus Celerinatantimonas neptuna genome:
- the mntH gene encoding Divalent metal cation transporter MntH, protein MLQSISDQSMQLQANRTLSGKGGRTGWMVLFGPALIAAVAYVDPGNFATNIEAGSRYGYTLLWVVLMANVMAMLIQSLSARLGLATGRNLAEVIRDRYPKPVVWAYWIQAEIVAIATDLAEFLGAALAFNLLFGMTMIQGAVLTGVVTYAALTLQRFGFRMMEIIIGAMIMAIAGGFFVELFMSHPDSSAMMKGILIPDFPDSYAVYLATGILGATIMPHVIYLHSALSQNRIKAKGDGERHKLMRYYRWDVIVGMTLAGLVNMALLALAAATFYRHGYQEVTTISESYKLLSPLLGGQMASYIFGFALLLAGLSSSIVGTMSGQVLMQGFVRFTIPIGLRRLITMIPAIAVILMGISEQKALVASQVVLSFGIPFALIPLLAFTANKSLMGTLVNKRWLTILGVAICSLIIILNGYVLFYTLIE, encoded by the coding sequence ATGCTTCAGTCAATTTCAGATCAATCGATGCAGCTTCAGGCGAATCGAACGCTTTCAGGTAAAGGGGGACGAACCGGTTGGATGGTTTTGTTTGGCCCTGCATTGATTGCTGCGGTTGCTTATGTCGATCCAGGTAACTTTGCGACAAACATCGAAGCCGGTTCTCGTTATGGTTACACTTTGCTATGGGTTGTACTTATGGCCAATGTAATGGCTATGCTTATTCAGTCTCTCTCTGCTCGTTTAGGGCTGGCAACCGGAAGAAATTTAGCCGAAGTTATACGGGATCGTTATCCGAAACCTGTTGTCTGGGCTTACTGGATTCAGGCTGAAATCGTTGCTATTGCCACTGATCTGGCTGAGTTTTTGGGAGCAGCTTTAGCGTTTAATTTGTTGTTTGGAATGACGATGATTCAGGGGGCTGTATTAACGGGTGTAGTCACTTATGCAGCGTTAACCTTGCAACGGTTCGGATTTCGTATGATGGAAATCATTATCGGTGCGATGATTATGGCTATTGCCGGCGGGTTCTTTGTTGAACTGTTTATGAGCCATCCCGATAGTTCCGCGATGATGAAAGGTATTCTGATCCCTGATTTTCCAGATAGTTATGCGGTGTATCTGGCAACAGGTATTTTGGGGGCAACCATTATGCCTCATGTTATCTACTTGCATTCGGCATTGTCTCAAAACCGGATTAAAGCTAAAGGTGATGGCGAGCGGCATAAGTTAATGCGTTATTATCGTTGGGACGTTATTGTTGGCATGACGCTGGCAGGGTTGGTTAATATGGCTCTGTTAGCCTTGGCTGCTGCGACATTTTACCGCCATGGTTATCAGGAAGTGACAACCATTAGTGAGAGCTACAAGTTGTTATCCCCCTTGTTAGGCGGACAGATGGCCAGTTATATCTTTGGATTTGCTTTGTTGCTGGCCGGGCTTTCATCCTCGATTGTCGGGACCATGTCAGGGCAGGTGTTAATGCAGGGGTTTGTCCGGTTTACGATTCCGATTGGATTACGCCGGTTGATCACCATGATTCCAGCTATTGCTGTGATTCTGATGGGTATTTCTGAACAGAAAGCACTGGTCGCCAGTCAGGTGGTATTGAGTTTCGGTATTCCATTCGCACTGATTCCATTGTTGGCATTCACTGCAAATAAATCGCTGATGGGTACACTGGTTAATAAACGCTGGTTGACGATTCTAGGTGTCGCAATTTGTAGTTTGATTATAATCTTAAATGGGTATGTGTTATTTTATACACTCATTGAATGA
- the mntR gene encoding Transcriptional regulator MntR produces MPQHQYFQRVKEDHQRELVEDYVEEIAHMHEAMGEARASDLAGRFGVSPAAVSKVIARLKRDGLVEARPYRGIFLTETGLIMAEKVSRRHSIVLSTLLALGIPEETARSDAEGIEHHCSEATVEAMKKFLYGQSE; encoded by the coding sequence GTGCCACAACACCAATATTTTCAGCGAGTAAAAGAAGATCATCAACGAGAGTTAGTTGAAGACTATGTAGAAGAGATTGCTCATATGCATGAGGCTATGGGCGAAGCCCGTGCCAGTGATTTGGCTGGTCGTTTTGGGGTGAGCCCTGCGGCTGTATCCAAAGTGATCGCAAGACTTAAGCGTGATGGTTTGGTTGAGGCTCGCCCTTATCGCGGAATTTTTTTGACTGAAACCGGGCTTATTATGGCTGAAAAGGTATCTCGTCGTCATTCAATTGTACTGAGTACGCTGTTAGCCCTGGGAATACCAGAAGAAACAGCACGTAGTGATGCTGAAGGTATTGAGCATCACTGCAGTGAAGCGACTGTTGAGGCAATGAAAAAGTTCTTATACGGTCAGTCAGAGTAA
- the cdr gene encoding Coenzyme A disulfide reductase, whose product MTKIVIIGGVAGGASAAARARRLSEDAQIVMFERGEYISFANCGLPYHIGGDITDRSKLLLQTPESFLARFNVDVRIQNEVVKINRQEKTVTVKNLADGHEYDEAYDFLLLSPGASPFIPPICGINNPLTHSLRNIPDMDRIIQSIQLNKPEHATVVGGGFIGLEMMESLHQLGIKTTLIEMVDQVMTPVDREMAGFVHADIRARGIDLRLGVALKSVEFVANEFVASIEAGESDEHQHLQGELNLSLSNGDMLKSELLIMAIGVRPDVHLAQEAGLDIGRLGGIETNEYMQTNDPAIYAVGDAVETKDFVTSEQTWVPLAGPANRQGRMAADNMLGCKEAYQGTQGTAICKVFDLAVASTGKNEKQLKREGIQYEKVYVHTASHASYYPNAQIVSLKMLFDPENGRILGAQAVGKEGIDKRIDVLAVAQRAGMNVEQLQHLELTYAPPYGSAKDVINQAAFVASNIIKGDVVPIHYDEVTHLSDNQFLLDVRNPGELEKVGYIKGATNIPVDQLRHRMDELPRDKEIVVYCQVGLRGHVAYRQLVNNGFKARNLMGGYRTLAFANQ is encoded by the coding sequence ATGACTAAAATTGTTATTATTGGTGGCGTTGCCGGTGGCGCATCTGCTGCTGCACGGGCTCGCCGTCTCAGTGAAGATGCTCAAATCGTGATGTTTGAACGAGGTGAGTATATCTCATTTGCAAACTGTGGGCTGCCTTATCATATTGGCGGTGATATTACAGATCGCAGTAAATTGTTACTTCAAACCCCCGAGAGTTTTTTAGCTCGTTTTAATGTGGACGTTCGTATTCAGAATGAAGTTGTTAAGATTAACCGCCAAGAGAAAACAGTGACTGTTAAAAATCTGGCCGACGGTCACGAATATGATGAAGCCTATGACTTTTTACTGCTGAGCCCTGGTGCAAGTCCTTTTATTCCTCCTATTTGTGGAATCAACAATCCATTGACTCACTCGCTGCGTAATATTCCGGATATGGATCGGATTATTCAGTCAATTCAGCTCAATAAGCCTGAGCATGCAACGGTGGTGGGGGGGGGATTCATTGGTCTGGAGATGATGGAGTCGTTGCATCAACTGGGGATTAAAACAACGCTGATAGAAATGGTTGATCAGGTTATGACTCCGGTTGATCGTGAAATGGCCGGTTTTGTTCATGCTGATATTCGTGCCCGGGGGATTGATTTGCGTTTAGGCGTTGCCCTTAAGTCTGTTGAGTTTGTTGCTAATGAATTTGTCGCCAGTATTGAAGCTGGTGAAAGTGATGAACACCAACATCTTCAGGGGGAGCTGAATTTATCACTCAGTAACGGCGATATGCTCAAAAGTGAGCTCTTGATTATGGCAATAGGGGTTCGTCCTGATGTTCATCTGGCGCAAGAGGCAGGTTTAGACATTGGCCGGTTAGGGGGGATTGAAACCAATGAATATATGCAAACGAATGATCCTGCTATTTATGCGGTTGGTGATGCGGTAGAAACGAAGGATTTTGTGACCTCGGAGCAAACCTGGGTTCCACTTGCCGGGCCGGCTAATCGTCAGGGGCGGATGGCCGCAGATAATATGCTGGGTTGTAAAGAGGCGTATCAGGGAACACAGGGAACGGCAATCTGCAAAGTTTTTGATTTGGCAGTGGCATCGACTGGTAAGAATGAAAAGCAGCTTAAACGCGAAGGGATTCAATATGAAAAAGTGTATGTCCATACGGCAAGTCATGCCAGCTATTACCCCAATGCACAGATTGTTTCACTCAAGATGTTATTTGATCCTGAAAATGGTCGGATTTTAGGTGCGCAGGCAGTCGGTAAAGAAGGGATCGACAAGCGTATCGATGTTCTGGCTGTGGCTCAGCGGGCCGGGATGAACGTGGAGCAACTTCAACATTTAGAGCTGACTTATGCGCCTCCTTATGGCAGTGCTAAAGATGTGATTAATCAGGCTGCATTTGTGGCGAGTAATATCATCAAAGGTGATGTGGTGCCTATTCATTATGATGAAGTGACACATCTGAGTGATAATCAGTTTTTGTTGGATGTCCGTAATCCCGGAGAGCTTGAAAAAGTGGGATATATCAAAGGAGCAACGAATATTCCGGTTGATCAGCTCCGTCATCGTATGGATGAGTTACCTCGTGATAAAGAAATTGTTGTGTATTGTCAGGTCGGTCTTCGAGGTCATGTTGCTTACCGTCAATTAGTGAACAATGGCTTCAAAGCCCGAAATTTAATGGGTGGATACAGAACACTGGCTTTTGCTAATCAATAA
- a CDS encoding hypothetical protein (UPF0394 membrane protein XF_0766), with the protein MSGSWLIAFLGGICIGASALLLLVFNGRIAGISGIVGGLLQPPQSKNYWRGAFVVGLLMSPWLVAPLNIHLPDFSQINPYLALIAGLLVGVGTRISNGCTSGHGICGMGRLSIRSIVATLIFIAFGILTASLLH; encoded by the coding sequence ATGTCTGGAAGTTGGTTGATAGCTTTTTTAGGGGGAATTTGTATTGGTGCCTCAGCATTGTTGCTGTTGGTCTTCAATGGAAGAATTGCCGGGATCAGTGGCATTGTTGGTGGGCTGTTACAACCGCCACAATCAAAAAATTATTGGCGGGGAGCTTTTGTGGTTGGGCTGTTGATGTCTCCTTGGCTGGTGGCACCACTGAACATTCACTTACCCGATTTTAGTCAAATTAATCCGTATCTGGCACTGATTGCTGGACTTTTAGTCGGAGTAGGGACGCGAATAAGCAATGGTTGTACCAGCGGTCATGGTATTTGTGGTATGGGTCGTCTGTCGATCCGCTCGATTGTCGCTACGTTGATTTTTATCGCATTTGGTATATTGACTGCGTCATTGCTTCATTAG
- a CDS encoding hypothetical protein (UPF0394 membrane protein XF_0765) has protein sequence MVIAWLAGLLFGAGLMISQMVNPALVLGFLNVTGHWDPTLIFVMIGAILVFGCGYWLLVRRMKRPLLARHFEIPTRRDIDWKLMIGAALFGIGWGLVGICPGPAITSIASGATPVLLFVVAMLGGMYLANQINKR, from the coding sequence ATGGTTATTGCATGGTTGGCCGGGCTTTTATTTGGCGCCGGGTTAATGATTTCTCAGATGGTGAATCCTGCTTTAGTGCTTGGCTTTTTAAATGTGACGGGTCATTGGGATCCAACGTTAATTTTTGTGATGATTGGAGCTATTCTGGTGTTTGGCTGCGGATACTGGCTGTTAGTCAGACGGATGAAGCGGCCTCTTCTGGCCCGTCATTTTGAAATACCGACTCGCCGGGATATTGACTGGAAACTGATGATTGGTGCTGCTTTATTCGGTATTGGCTGGGGGCTTGTCGGGATCTGTCCGGGGCCGGCAATCACCAGCATTGCCAGTGGCGCGACACCTGTTCTGTTGTTTGTCGTTGCAATGCTTGGCGGAATGTACTTAGCAAATCAGATTAACAAACGTTAA
- the arnD gene encoding putative 4-deoxy-4-formamido-L-arabinose-phosphoundecaprenol deformylase ArnD, whose amino-acid sequence MSQSAKVVVGLRIDVDTYRGAREGVPRLLELLEENQVKASFFFAVGPDNSGRRFWRLWHPHNLRKFIRTVYGGVKHNLTGALWRGPVIGRRVADVIQQTDRQGHEVGLHAWDHYKWEVKTNRMSSIELRFELEKGYQLLSQVLGHDVGCSAAAGWRCNEPSLTEKEAFPFRYNSDCRGKSIFVPAQGMAPQIPVTLPTYDELIGRRGVNRNNYNDVIIQQILPSQLNVYTIHAEIEGRAQFELFKQWIEKVKAQQIEIVPLGKLLDQQSISWPSDQIVNVDLQGDADWQSHQASVVQHTMH is encoded by the coding sequence ATGAGCCAGAGTGCTAAAGTAGTTGTTGGCCTGCGTATTGATGTTGATACTTATCGGGGGGCTCGAGAAGGGGTACCCCGATTGTTAGAATTACTTGAAGAAAATCAGGTAAAGGCTTCTTTCTTCTTTGCTGTTGGTCCTGATAACAGCGGTCGTCGGTTTTGGCGGTTATGGCATCCTCATAATTTAAGAAAATTTATACGCACAGTTTATGGTGGCGTTAAGCATAATCTGACAGGGGCGCTGTGGCGTGGTCCTGTAATTGGTCGCCGGGTTGCAGATGTTATTCAACAAACCGATCGTCAAGGGCACGAAGTTGGATTACATGCCTGGGATCACTACAAATGGGAAGTGAAGACGAATCGTATGTCGTCAATAGAGCTTCGCTTTGAGCTTGAAAAAGGTTACCAACTTTTGAGTCAGGTATTAGGTCACGACGTGGGGTGCAGTGCTGCTGCCGGGTGGCGGTGTAATGAACCTTCGTTAACGGAAAAAGAAGCGTTTCCTTTTCGTTATAACAGCGATTGCCGGGGTAAGTCGATTTTTGTTCCGGCTCAGGGAATGGCCCCACAGATCCCGGTTACACTTCCGACTTATGATGAGTTAATTGGGCGTCGGGGGGTTAACCGAAATAATTATAATGATGTGATTATTCAGCAAATCCTCCCTAGTCAACTGAATGTCTATACTATTCACGCAGAGATAGAAGGTCGTGCTCAGTTCGAGCTGTTTAAGCAGTGGATTGAGAAAGTCAAAGCGCAACAGATTGAAATAGTTCCCTTGGGAAAACTACTTGATCAGCAGAGTATCAGTTGGCCGAGCGATCAAATTGTCAATGTAGACTTACAAGGTGATGCCGACTGGCAAAGTCATCAGGCTTCTGTTGTTCAGCATACGATGCATTGA
- the fliY gene encoding L-cystine-binding protein FliY, translating to MGKLFTSAMAGLVLACSALASTQAMAQESALEHIQNTGKLRVCFEAGYMPFEMKSKNGRFIGFDIDMAREMARSMGVKFVPVNTAWDGIIPALQTGKCDIIMAGMTITPKRNLKVNFAHPYIVIGQTLLISPKLKGKIRSYRDLNNAKYTIATKLGTTGNDAAKRYMPNAKLELFDTEADAVLQVANGKASAFVYDMPYNAIYASQHKQQVVHLDHPFTYEPLGWAIRQHDPDFLNFLNNYLRQVRGDGTYKRIYDRWFKSSRWLKQIQ from the coding sequence ATGGGAAAATTATTCACATCTGCTATGGCTGGCTTAGTCCTGGCCTGTTCTGCACTTGCTAGCACACAGGCTATGGCACAGGAATCGGCTTTGGAACATATCCAAAATACGGGTAAATTGCGCGTTTGTTTCGAAGCAGGGTATATGCCGTTTGAAATGAAATCGAAAAATGGCCGTTTTATTGGTTTTGATATTGATATGGCAAGGGAAATGGCCCGGTCTATGGGCGTGAAATTCGTGCCGGTGAATACAGCCTGGGATGGTATCATTCCTGCTTTGCAGACCGGTAAATGCGATATCATTATGGCCGGTATGACCATCACGCCAAAACGTAACCTGAAAGTTAATTTTGCGCATCCTTATATCGTTATCGGTCAGACTTTGTTGATTTCACCAAAACTGAAAGGAAAAATCAGAAGTTATCGTGATTTGAACAATGCTAAATATACCATTGCAACCAAATTAGGTACGACTGGTAATGATGCGGCGAAGCGGTATATGCCAAATGCTAAACTGGAATTGTTCGATACTGAAGCCGATGCTGTTCTTCAGGTTGCTAATGGTAAGGCATCAGCTTTTGTCTACGATATGCCATATAATGCGATTTATGCTTCTCAGCATAAACAACAGGTGGTTCATTTAGATCATCCGTTTACTTATGAACCATTAGGTTGGGCTATCCGCCAACATGACCCTGATTTCTTAAACTTCCTGAATAATTATCTGCGCCAGGTGCGCGGCGATGGTACTTACAAACGTATTTATGATCGCTGGTTCAAATCTAGTCGCTGGCTGAAACAGATTCAGTAG
- the glnQ_1 gene encoding Glutamine transport ATP-binding protein GlnQ — protein sequence MTNQYQGEDMVVAEQIDKFYPNGCHALKSVSTKIKRGEVVVIIGPSGSGKSTFLRTLNQLEEISSGSIMVDGIDMYAKSTDINQLRQNVGMVFQSFNLFPHKTALENVMLAPMTVARQSSKEAEQHAKELLSRVGLSDRMHNYPSHLSGGQQQRVAIARALAMRPDVMLFDEPTSALDPEMVGEVLDVMKSLAKEGMTMAIVTHEMGFAKEVADRVLFMEEGALLVEDTPEGVFDHPEHPRLQQFLAKIL from the coding sequence GTGACTAATCAGTATCAAGGCGAAGATATGGTAGTCGCCGAACAGATTGATAAGTTTTATCCGAATGGATGCCATGCGCTTAAATCTGTTTCTACCAAAATTAAACGGGGTGAAGTTGTTGTCATCATTGGGCCGTCAGGATCGGGGAAATCGACGTTTTTGCGGACATTGAATCAGCTCGAAGAAATCAGTTCCGGATCGATTATGGTTGATGGAATTGACATGTATGCAAAGTCGACCGATATCAATCAGCTTCGGCAGAATGTCGGTATGGTGTTTCAGAGTTTTAACCTGTTTCCTCATAAGACCGCTCTTGAAAATGTGATGTTGGCTCCGATGACAGTTGCCAGACAATCCTCTAAAGAAGCGGAACAGCACGCCAAAGAACTATTAAGTCGTGTCGGACTCTCTGATCGGATGCATAATTATCCATCTCATTTGTCGGGTGGGCAACAGCAACGGGTTGCGATAGCGAGAGCGTTGGCAATGCGTCCGGATGTGATGTTGTTTGATGAGCCGACTTCGGCACTTGATCCTGAGATGGTGGGCGAAGTGTTGGATGTGATGAAATCCTTAGCGAAGGAAGGCATGACTATGGCAATCGTGACCCATGAAATGGGATTTGCCAAAGAAGTTGCAGACCGGGTTCTGTTTATGGAAGAAGGTGCATTGTTGGTTGAAGACACGCCTGAAGGGGTTTTTGATCATCCGGAGCATCCGCGTTTGCAGCAATTTTTAGCGAAAATTCTGTAA
- the cnoX gene encoding Chaperedoxin, whose protein sequence is MSNTEFIVDISMENAKAILIERSFEHPVVVDFWADWCEPCKTLMPILEKLANEYQGNFTLARINADELQPLVGQFGVRSLPTVMIMKDGQPVDGFAGAQTEGAIREILEKHLPKPEDLKLAQAKTLAEQGDDTGALKAAKEAWELAPERTDIHFTYISTLLKQNKCEEAKTLLAKTKLEDQQAEYQALMSQLDLLEQAADTPEIRALEKQIQQDDNADLKVQLAIQYDQAGRHAEALELLFSLLSKDIEAADGHAKKAFLDIVNTLSGDPLSSKYRRRYFSLLY, encoded by the coding sequence ATGTCCAATACCGAATTCATTGTCGATATCAGTATGGAAAATGCAAAAGCCATTCTGATCGAACGCTCCTTCGAACATCCCGTTGTTGTTGATTTCTGGGCCGATTGGTGTGAACCCTGCAAAACCTTGATGCCTATTCTGGAAAAACTGGCTAACGAATATCAAGGCAACTTCACCCTGGCCAGAATAAATGCTGATGAACTGCAACCACTGGTTGGTCAATTCGGCGTTCGAAGTTTGCCAACGGTCATGATCATGAAAGATGGTCAACCTGTCGATGGTTTTGCTGGAGCCCAAACCGAAGGCGCTATCCGGGAAATTCTTGAAAAGCATCTACCTAAACCAGAAGATCTAAAATTAGCCCAAGCCAAAACTCTTGCTGAACAGGGGGATGATACCGGAGCGCTAAAAGCAGCTAAAGAAGCCTGGGAGCTTGCACCTGAACGCACTGATATTCATTTCACATATATCAGCACACTGCTAAAACAAAACAAATGTGAAGAAGCCAAAACTTTACTGGCAAAAACAAAACTCGAAGATCAACAAGCTGAATACCAAGCCTTAATGAGTCAGCTTGATTTATTAGAGCAAGCAGCAGATACACCAGAAATCAGAGCATTAGAAAAACAAATACAACAAGATGACAATGCCGATCTTAAGGTTCAGCTAGCCATTCAATACGATCAGGCCGGTCGCCATGCAGAAGCACTGGAACTGCTATTCAGCTTGCTCAGTAAAGATATCGAAGCGGCTGATGGACATGCTAAAAAAGCCTTCTTAGATATCGTCAATACACTTTCTGGCGATCCACTATCATCTAAATATCGCCGCCGCTACTTTAGCTTACTGTATTAA
- the rssB_2 gene encoding Regulator of RpoS produces MERMSLSELTILLVEPSLTQRNIIHRRLHDAGVDSFLFAEDCESAYQVATVKSPDLVISSMYFSDGTATDLINRIRANALSQSMAFMLISSEDKHHSLDAIKQAGVIAILPKPFQLVDLLNALRTTISYIEPESAEVNEQERLDSLSILVVDDSPTAQRHICRVLNNLGVTNIYTAENGQMGLDILARKTVDLIVTDYNMPVMDGAAFVEELRQDERFYHIPVMMVTSETDGAKLNGVRRSGVSALVDKPFDIEDVKRILLGLL; encoded by the coding sequence ATGGAAAGAATGTCTTTATCAGAGTTGACCATTTTATTGGTTGAACCATCGTTGACTCAACGAAATATTATCCATCGTCGTTTACATGATGCCGGTGTCGATAGTTTTTTGTTTGCCGAAGATTGTGAGAGTGCTTATCAGGTCGCAACGGTTAAATCGCCCGATCTGGTCATTAGTTCAATGTATTTTTCAGATGGGACGGCAACGGATTTGATCAATAGAATTCGTGCTAATGCCTTGTCACAGTCTATGGCGTTTATGCTTATTTCCAGTGAAGATAAACATCATTCTTTGGATGCGATTAAGCAGGCCGGAGTCATTGCTATTTTACCAAAACCATTTCAATTGGTGGATCTACTGAATGCCTTAAGGACAACAATTAGTTATATTGAACCTGAATCGGCAGAAGTTAACGAGCAAGAACGGTTGGATTCACTTTCAATTTTGGTTGTGGATGATAGTCCGACTGCCCAGAGACATATTTGCCGGGTTTTAAATAATTTAGGTGTGACAAATATTTATACGGCTGAGAATGGGCAAATGGGGTTGGATATACTCGCCCGGAAAACTGTTGATCTGATTGTTACTGATTACAATATGCCGGTGATGGATGGGGCTGCATTTGTCGAAGAATTGCGTCAGGATGAGCGGTTTTACCATATCCCCGTGATGATGGTGACCTCAGAAACAGATGGTGCCAAACTTAATGGTGTTCGTCGTAGCGGTGTTTCTGCATTGGTCGATAAACCATTTGATATTGAGGATGTAAAACGAATACTCCTTGGCTTATTATGA
- the rsuA gene encoding Ribosomal small subunit pseudouridine synthase A, whose protein sequence is MTSSIRLDKFISHSNGSPRSLVKQYLRAGRIQVNEHIEKQGKRLIHSEDRVTLDGQIITEQTLVYLMMNKPLNYVSTRHDSTHPSALELVREYHHPQLHIAGRLDADTSGLLLLTNDGQWSHQITAPGHHKWKHYLVTLAEPLSSSACKQLENGMMLRNESKPTLPAKVIQQQDNVIQLMIQEGRYHQVKRMMAAVKNHVIHLHRDQIGNIKLDIQLAPGEYRHLSEQEKQIIIEAN, encoded by the coding sequence ATGACAAGCTCAATACGCTTGGATAAATTCATTAGTCACAGTAATGGTTCTCCCCGCAGTCTGGTAAAACAGTATCTCCGTGCAGGTCGGATACAAGTCAATGAACATATCGAAAAACAGGGGAAACGTCTCATTCATTCTGAGGATCGGGTTACGTTGGATGGACAAATCATTACAGAACAAACATTAGTCTATCTGATGATGAATAAACCACTTAACTATGTCAGCACCCGTCATGACAGCACTCATCCATCTGCGCTAGAACTCGTACGCGAATATCACCACCCACAGCTACATATTGCCGGACGTTTAGATGCCGATACCAGTGGTTTACTATTATTAACAAATGATGGCCAGTGGTCTCATCAGATTACCGCCCCGGGACACCACAAATGGAAACATTATTTAGTCACATTAGCCGAGCCGCTCTCAAGCTCAGCCTGTAAGCAACTCGAAAATGGCATGATGCTACGAAATGAATCCAAGCCAACATTACCTGCAAAAGTAATTCAGCAACAGGATAACGTCATTCAGCTGATGATTCAGGAAGGTCGTTATCATCAGGTCAAACGTATGATGGCAGCCGTCAAAAACCATGTTATCCATTTACATCGGGATCAAATAGGCAACATAAAACTCGATATTCAGCTAGCCCCTGGGGAATATCGTCACCTGAGCGAGCAAGAAAAACAAATAATAATTGAAGCCAATTAA
- the galM gene encoding Aldose 1-epimerase, with protein MPQRADIAVTWEKWQLTQEGQAARLYHLTNRRGTQLTVSDWGATLISLKLAMPDGKLRQLVLGCDTLTDYCSQNAYLGATVGRYANRIRNAQFSIDGQTFHVDPNEGDNCLHGGHRGFSHQLWQAKVIEESPAVQFSLVSPDGDQGFPGEAHIVITYRLTEDDRVQIEYQATVDKPCPVSLTNHSYFNLDGVAGDVGSHVMQIMADRYLPVDQGGLPVSEPQDVAGTPYDFHIAKQLNQDWRKIVDDERYRGFDHSFLLSGNKEDPAVQVRSGDGLVVMTLFTSLPAVQLYTGQYLEGTRGHSELVYQNRDGFCLETQFLPDQPNSLDAQACIIRPGQTYKHSTCFAFRC; from the coding sequence ATGCCTCAGCGAGCCGATATTGCGGTCACATGGGAAAAGTGGCAATTGACCCAAGAAGGCCAAGCCGCTCGTCTTTACCACTTAACGAATCGACGTGGGACACAATTGACGGTTTCTGATTGGGGGGCGACGCTGATCTCTCTGAAGTTGGCAATGCCTGATGGTAAATTGCGTCAGCTGGTTTTAGGCTGTGACACTCTGACCGATTACTGTAGCCAAAATGCTTATTTAGGTGCAACTGTCGGACGTTATGCAAATCGTATTCGAAATGCCCAATTCTCTATCGATGGTCAAACCTTCCATGTCGACCCGAATGAAGGTGACAATTGTCTTCATGGCGGACATAGAGGTTTTTCTCACCAGCTTTGGCAAGCAAAAGTAATTGAAGAAAGCCCTGCTGTTCAGTTTTCTTTAGTTTCACCCGATGGCGATCAGGGCTTCCCTGGTGAAGCTCATATTGTTATTACTTACCGGTTAACTGAAGATGATCGGGTGCAGATTGAGTATCAGGCAACGGTTGATAAACCTTGTCCCGTTAGTTTAACGAACCATAGCTATTTCAATTTAGATGGTGTAGCTGGAGATGTCGGCAGTCATGTTATGCAGATTATGGCCGATCGTTATTTACCTGTTGATCAGGGTGGATTGCCTGTCAGTGAACCACAAGATGTAGCTGGAACGCCTTATGATTTCCATATTGCCAAGCAGTTGAATCAGGATTGGCGTAAGATCGTTGATGATGAACGTTATCGGGGATTCGATCATAGCTTCTTGTTGTCTGGCAATAAAGAAGACCCTGCGGTACAGGTTCGTTCTGGTGATGGTCTGGTTGTAATGACACTTTTTACTTCTTTACCGGCCGTTCAGCTTTATACTGGGCAATATCTGGAAGGAACACGAGGGCATAGCGAGTTGGTATATCAAAACAGAGATGGTTTTTGTCTGGAAACTCAATTTCTCCCTGATCAACCGAATAGTCTTGATGCACAAGCATGTATTATTCGCCCTGGTCAAACTTATAAACACTCGACCTGCTTTGCCTTTCGTTGTTAG